A window of Pseudodesulfovibrio hydrargyri contains these coding sequences:
- a CDS encoding TlpA disulfide reductase family protein yields MKKYSLTLAACLIALAAVLAAPAMALDVFPDVALQGKISPEQRQYLGVPDGDIRLSDINADFVLVEVFSMYCPICQHDAPGVNDMFARTLASDQAGKVRFVGIGAGNTPFEVAFYRKKFDVQFPLFEDPDYTAHKAVGNVGTPAYYLVDLRDRKRAVLVFHEGEIKDKEAFLKNMLELAGK; encoded by the coding sequence ATGAAAAAATACTCCCTCACCCTGGCCGCCTGCCTGATCGCGCTGGCCGCCGTACTGGCCGCGCCCGCCATGGCCCTAGACGTTTTCCCCGACGTGGCGCTTCAGGGCAAGATCAGCCCGGAGCAGCGCCAGTACCTGGGCGTCCCGGACGGCGACATCCGGCTTTCGGACATCAACGCGGACTTCGTGCTTGTGGAGGTCTTCAGCATGTACTGCCCCATCTGCCAGCACGACGCGCCCGGGGTGAACGACATGTTCGCCCGGACCCTGGCCTCGGACCAGGCGGGCAAGGTCCGGTTCGTGGGCATCGGGGCGGGCAACACGCCCTTCGAGGTGGCCTTCTACCGCAAGAAGTTCGACGTCCAGTTCCCGCTCTTCGAGGACCCGGACTACACGGCCCACAAGGCCGTGGGCAACGTGGGCACCCCGGCCTACTACCTGGTGGACCTGCGCGACCGCAAGCGGGCCGTCCTGGTCTTCCACGAGGGAGAGATCAAGGACAAGGAAGCGTTTTTGAAGAACATGCTGGAGCTGGCCGGGAAGTAG
- a CDS encoding ABC transporter substrate-binding protein, with protein MRNVPLICILICLALALGGCDRSRRTAEEKGGTPGVTDDLITLGSSLTLSGHAGYLGTQTLRGARAYIRHVNEQGGVHGRKIRIEVEDDSYDPPQCLANTQRFIVDRDVFALFCYVGTPTTIKALPLVEDARIPLIGMFTGANALRQPPNRYVINIRASYYQETMAAVRHMVEDLGLTKIAVFYQYDAYGFDGLIGTELALKRFELEPVARGSYIRGTLDVQDGLDRIRRSGAEAIVMIGTYGACARFINLSEEEGYNPIFYTVSFVGAEELAWRVGRASPAHVFMSQVVPQPEESDDKNDSASNYVKLLRRYYPDDTPSFVGLEGFLNAEILVEGLRRAGRDLTREGFIRAIESIKDFKLGPNLTITYGPYDRQGLDAIHFTKLYDGKFIPFTDWAEFKRELGGPQ; from the coding sequence GTGCGAAACGTCCCGCTTATCTGCATCCTCATCTGCCTGGCGCTGGCCCTCGGGGGGTGCGACCGATCACGGAGGACCGCCGAGGAGAAAGGCGGAACCCCGGGGGTGACCGACGATCTGATAACCCTGGGCTCCTCCCTGACCCTGTCCGGCCACGCGGGCTACCTCGGCACGCAGACCCTGCGGGGCGCGCGGGCCTACATCCGTCACGTCAACGAACAGGGCGGCGTACACGGCCGCAAAATCCGGATCGAGGTCGAGGACGACTCCTACGACCCGCCCCAGTGCCTGGCCAACACCCAGCGGTTCATCGTCGACAGGGACGTCTTCGCCCTGTTCTGCTACGTGGGCACTCCGACCACCATCAAGGCCCTGCCCCTGGTGGAGGACGCGCGCATTCCGCTCATCGGCATGTTCACCGGGGCCAACGCGCTCAGGCAGCCGCCCAACCGCTACGTCATCAACATCCGGGCCTCCTACTACCAGGAGACCATGGCCGCTGTCCGGCACATGGTCGAGGACCTGGGGCTGACCAAGATCGCGGTCTTCTACCAATATGACGCCTACGGCTTCGACGGCCTGATCGGCACCGAGCTGGCGCTCAAGAGATTCGAGCTGGAGCCCGTGGCGCGCGGCTCCTACATCCGGGGCACCCTGGACGTTCAGGACGGCCTGGACCGCATCCGCAGGTCCGGGGCCGAGGCCATTGTCATGATCGGCACCTACGGGGCCTGCGCGAGGTTCATCAACCTGTCCGAGGAGGAGGGCTACAACCCGATCTTCTACACGGTCTCCTTTGTCGGCGCCGAGGAACTGGCCTGGCGCGTGGGCAGGGCCTCCCCGGCCCACGTGTTCATGTCCCAGGTGGTCCCCCAGCCCGAGGAGTCGGACGACAAAAACGACTCGGCCTCCAACTACGTCAAGCTGCTTCGGCGCTACTACCCGGACGACACCCCGAGCTTCGTCGGGCTGGAGGGGTTCCTCAACGCCGAGATCCTGGTCGAGGGGCTGCGCCGGGCGGGCCGCGACCTGACCCGGGAAGGATTCATCCGGGCCATCGAGTCCATCAAGGACTTCAAGCTCGGGCCGAACCTGACCATTACCTACGGCCCCTACGACCGGCAGGGGCTGGACGCCATCCATTTCACCAAGCTGTACGACGGAAAGTTCATCCCGTTCACGGACTGGGCCGAATTCAAGCGCGAGCTGGGGGGCCCGCAATGA
- a CDS encoding peroxiredoxin, with protein MRRAPLFSLFACGLLAWSLLASVALADDLETFDPGRLKPTDSTLKVKVGDAAPDFTLPAIQGGTVTLSDYRGKKNVVLSFVPAAWTPVCSDQWPGYNLALDMFRALDAEILGISEDNTPSQAMWVKAMHGLGFPVLSDFWPHGKVAGALGILRSDGMAERAIVIVDKQGVIRYIDVHDINSRPDLGTIIHELEKLAP; from the coding sequence ATGAGACGCGCGCCGCTTTTCTCCCTGTTCGCCTGCGGCTTGCTGGCTTGGAGTCTGCTGGCTTCCGTGGCCCTGGCGGATGACCTGGAGACCTTCGACCCAGGCCGTCTCAAACCCACGGATTCGACCCTCAAGGTCAAAGTCGGCGACGCGGCACCGGACTTCACCCTGCCCGCGATCCAAGGAGGGACGGTCACCCTGAGCGACTATCGCGGCAAGAAGAACGTGGTCCTGTCCTTTGTCCCGGCGGCCTGGACCCCGGTCTGCTCGGACCAGTGGCCGGGCTACAACCTGGCCCTGGACATGTTCCGCGCGCTGGATGCCGAGATACTCGGCATCAGCGAGGACAACACCCCGTCACAGGCCATGTGGGTCAAGGCCATGCACGGGCTCGGCTTCCCGGTGCTGTCGGATTTCTGGCCCCACGGCAAGGTGGCCGGGGCCCTGGGCATCCTGCGCTCGGACGGCATGGCCGAGCGGGCCATCGTGATCGTCGATAAACAGGGTGTGATCCGCTACATCGACGTCCACGACATCAATTCGCGCCCCGATCTGGGGACCATCATCCACGAACTGGAAAAGCTCGCCCCGTAG
- a CDS encoding ATP-binding protein, whose translation MTLGERITARFTRIGLREKLLFSMLAAVLFISVAIALISRWILVSSLTNELEMRGFAIAHSVAERGGSYLLDNDIPRLLVLIFDEARLRQRKDLVAYIFIEDQAGNILAHTLTHRLPDNLRANTLPPGKPDSIKLMELGDQEVYDLAAAINEGLYRIGTVHVGLNKRHIDALVGKLRVAFLGFISAVVIITIILSSWLSKYITKPVSDLTRLSDEISRGNFDIPLKLGSGEDWDSAECPAFSNTDLPCWHFDQSRSGQTPAETHRKCADCAFYRKHTGDEVVQLGDSFRNMVWSIKLYRRRLRESEEKYRSLFDSGPDPIFVVDCASGTIRDANPRTTELYGYPREQLMDMPFLALGPEHNAACLDFFTEGGGGCVYYPKRLHYKNGGEPFFVNMHACPISYRGRQAIIIAVTDITELIEKDAQLIQAAKMKSLGEMSAGVAHEINQPLNAIKVGSEFLSMMWEEDLEIPKEHFGEVVNEISSQVDRAAEIIDTLRSFGRKSDLIEESVDLNQPVRAVLSMVRRQFELENIRFELELVAGLSPVRAHSNRLQQVLFNLVTNARDAINDVSNADTGGDRRIIIRTGNREDKVFIEVEDTGGGIDEMDQQKIFEPFFTTKEAGQGMGLGLAITYGIIKDYGGEIRIDSTKGRGTVFRMEFPAAARGETKA comes from the coding sequence ATGACCCTGGGCGAACGCATAACCGCCCGGTTCACCCGCATCGGCCTGCGCGAGAAACTGCTCTTCTCCATGCTGGCCGCGGTCCTGTTCATCTCCGTGGCCATCGCCCTGATCTCGCGCTGGATCCTGGTCTCCTCCCTGACCAACGAGTTGGAGATGCGCGGCTTCGCCATCGCCCACTCCGTGGCCGAGCGCGGCGGCTCCTACCTTTTGGACAACGACATCCCCAGGCTGCTGGTGCTCATCTTCGACGAGGCCCGGCTCAGGCAACGCAAGGATCTGGTGGCCTACATCTTCATCGAGGACCAGGCGGGCAACATCCTGGCCCACACCCTGACCCACAGGCTGCCCGACAACCTGCGCGCCAACACCCTGCCGCCGGGGAAACCCGACTCCATCAAGCTCATGGAGCTGGGCGACCAGGAGGTCTACGATCTGGCCGCGGCCATCAACGAGGGACTGTACCGCATCGGCACGGTCCACGTGGGGCTGAACAAGCGGCACATCGACGCCCTGGTGGGCAAGCTGCGCGTGGCCTTCCTCGGCTTCATCTCGGCCGTGGTGATCATCACCATCATCCTGTCCTCCTGGCTGTCCAAGTACATCACCAAGCCGGTCTCGGACCTGACCCGGCTGTCCGACGAGATCAGCCGGGGCAACTTCGACATCCCGCTCAAGCTCGGCTCGGGCGAGGACTGGGACTCGGCCGAATGCCCGGCCTTTTCCAACACGGACCTGCCCTGCTGGCACTTCGACCAGTCGCGCAGCGGCCAGACGCCCGCCGAAACCCACCGCAAGTGCGCTGACTGCGCCTTCTACCGCAAGCATACGGGCGACGAGGTGGTCCAGCTCGGCGACTCCTTCCGAAACATGGTCTGGTCCATCAAGCTGTACCGCCGCAGGCTGCGCGAGTCCGAGGAGAAGTACCGCTCCCTGTTCGATTCGGGCCCGGACCCGATCTTCGTGGTGGACTGCGCCAGCGGGACCATCCGCGACGCCAACCCCCGGACCACCGAGCTCTACGGCTACCCCCGCGAGCAGCTCATGGACATGCCCTTCCTGGCCCTCGGCCCGGAGCACAACGCGGCCTGCCTGGACTTCTTCACCGAGGGCGGCGGCGGGTGCGTCTACTACCCCAAGCGGCTGCACTACAAGAACGGCGGCGAGCCCTTCTTCGTGAACATGCACGCCTGCCCCATCTCCTACCGGGGCAGGCAGGCGATCATCATCGCGGTCACGGACATCACCGAACTCATCGAGAAGGACGCCCAGCTCATCCAGGCGGCCAAGATGAAGTCTCTGGGCGAGATGTCCGCGGGCGTGGCCCACGAGATCAACCAGCCCCTCAACGCCATCAAGGTGGGCAGCGAATTCCTGTCCATGATGTGGGAGGAGGACCTGGAGATACCCAAGGAGCATTTCGGGGAGGTGGTCAACGAGATATCGTCCCAGGTGGACCGGGCCGCCGAGATCATCGACACCCTGCGCTCCTTCGGCCGCAAGTCCGACCTGATCGAGGAGTCCGTGGACCTGAACCAGCCGGTGCGCGCGGTCCTGTCCATGGTCCGGCGGCAGTTCGAGCTGGAGAACATCCGCTTCGAGCTGGAACTGGTCGCCGGATTGTCCCCGGTGCGGGCCCACTCCAACCGGCTGCAGCAGGTCCTCTTCAACCTGGTGACCAACGCCCGCGACGCCATCAACGACGTGTCCAACGCCGACACCGGCGGCGACCGGCGGATCATCATCCGCACGGGCAACCGCGAGGACAAGGTATTCATTGAGGTGGAGGACACGGGCGGCGGCATCGACGAGATGGACCAGCAGAAGATATTCGAACCGTTTTTCACCACCAAGGAAGCGGGCCAGGGCATGGGCCTGGGCCTGGCGATCACCTACGGCATCATCAAGGATTACGGCGGGGAAATCCGCATAGACAGCACCAAGGGGCGCGGCACGGTCTTCCGCATGGAGTTCCCGGCCGCCGCGCGAGGAGAGACCAAGGCATGA
- a CDS encoding SIMPL domain-containing protein, with translation MENRPLVPSLLTGIILAVGFVAGCWVLAGALVDFKAMDRYVSVKGLAEREVPADLAMWPISFSVAADTLPDLDAALAASRKEVLAFLNEQGLGQAEIMNAAPRVQENQYNSPNQRPTHRYTAQAVVTVRSNDIAKVKQGMSVAGELVSRGVLLVQNYEFRPTFAFTGLNGIKPDMIAEATRNARDAARQFAEDSGSRVGGIRRASQGYFSLQDRDQYTPEIKKVRVVTSVDYFLED, from the coding sequence ATGGAAAACAGACCCCTCGTCCCCTCCCTGTTGACCGGCATCATCCTGGCCGTCGGCTTCGTGGCCGGTTGCTGGGTCCTGGCCGGGGCCCTGGTCGATTTCAAGGCCATGGACCGCTACGTCTCGGTCAAGGGACTGGCCGAGCGCGAGGTGCCCGCCGACCTGGCCATGTGGCCCATCAGCTTCAGCGTGGCCGCCGACACCCTGCCCGACCTGGACGCGGCCCTGGCCGCCTCCCGCAAGGAGGTCCTGGCCTTCCTGAACGAGCAGGGACTGGGCCAGGCCGAGATCATGAACGCGGCCCCCCGCGTGCAGGAGAACCAGTATAACTCGCCCAACCAGCGCCCCACCCACCGTTACACGGCCCAGGCGGTCGTCACCGTGCGCTCGAACGACATAGCCAAAGTCAAGCAGGGCATGTCCGTGGCCGGGGAACTGGTCTCGCGCGGCGTGCTCCTGGTCCAGAACTACGAGTTCCGGCCGACCTTCGCCTTCACCGGCCTGAACGGCATCAAGCCGGACATGATCGCCGAGGCCACGCGCAACGCCCGGGACGCGGCCAGACAGTTCGCCGAGGACTCCGGCTCCCGCGTGGGCGGCATCCGGCGGGCCTCCCAGGGATACTTCTCCCTCCAGGACCGCGACCAGTACACCCCGGAGATCAAAAAGGTCCGGGTGGTCACCAGCGTGGACTATTTCCTGGAAGACTGA
- a CDS encoding response regulator, protein MSDKVLVIDDERPTLKMFTLLLSAYGYEVLTAENGLEGVETFRRESPDLVLTDIKMPIMDGIEALKAIKKLNPATEVIVITGHGDMDLAIQALNLDATDFINKPLKREALEKALTRAKERMTIARNSEGQVVLEEKNRAAVIGVRGNVSAMTMPRLTEAFEKAMAMDKEAVLIEFEKNASINGAGITGLTELLRGNAGSGTRVYLAGLSSNFRSVFEALGITRYAELFDQGRETLTDA, encoded by the coding sequence ATGAGCGATAAAGTACTGGTCATAGACGACGAACGGCCCACCCTGAAGATGTTCACCCTCCTGCTCTCGGCCTACGGCTACGAGGTGCTGACCGCCGAGAACGGCCTGGAGGGGGTCGAGACCTTCCGGCGCGAGTCCCCGGACCTGGTGCTGACGGACATCAAGATGCCGATCATGGACGGCATAGAGGCCCTGAAGGCGATCAAGAAGCTCAACCCGGCCACCGAGGTCATCGTCATCACCGGGCACGGCGACATGGACCTGGCCATCCAGGCCCTGAACCTCGACGCCACGGACTTCATCAACAAGCCGCTCAAGCGCGAGGCCCTGGAAAAGGCCCTGACCCGCGCGAAGGAGCGCATGACCATCGCGCGCAACAGCGAGGGACAGGTGGTCCTGGAGGAGAAGAACCGGGCCGCGGTCATAGGCGTGCGCGGCAACGTCTCGGCCATGACAATGCCCCGGCTGACAGAGGCCTTTGAAAAGGCCATGGCCATGGACAAGGAGGCCGTGCTCATCGAGTTCGAGAAGAACGCCTCGATCAACGGCGCGGGCATCACCGGCCTGACCGAACTGCTGCGCGGCAACGCGGGTTCGGGAACGCGGGTCTACCTGGCCGGGCTGTCGAGCAACTTCCGGTCCGTGTTCGAGGCCCTGGGCATCACCCGGTACGCCGAGCTGTTCGACCAGGGCCGGGAGACGCTGACGGACGCCTAG
- a CDS encoding SDR family NAD(P)-dependent oxidoreductase, which translates to MKKMPEGKSALIIGASRGLGLAIARELLERGWNVAATVRSGKTGLHTLAETFPKALEIEYLDITDADQIAGLKTRLQGRDFDLLFVNAGVANKNGMSETIGEITAEEFVRVMTINALWPMKVLEAFSGMARSGGVIGAMSSGQGSVADNERGGNDVYRASKAALNMLMRSFASRHPQQALLLLAPGWVKTDMGGSEAAFSIEDVIPDIVNTMVSRQGEKGLRYLDRFGKPIQW; encoded by the coding sequence ATGAAGAAAATGCCGGAAGGCAAATCCGCTCTCATTATCGGAGCGTCAAGAGGGCTTGGTCTTGCAATAGCGCGGGAACTGCTGGAGCGCGGTTGGAACGTGGCCGCAACGGTTCGCAGTGGAAAAACCGGGTTGCACACGCTTGCGGAGACATTCCCCAAAGCGCTTGAAATTGAATATCTCGATATTACGGACGCCGATCAAATCGCGGGCCTGAAAACGCGATTGCAGGGTAGGGATTTCGACCTGCTTTTCGTCAACGCCGGTGTTGCGAATAAAAACGGGATGAGCGAAACGATCGGCGAAATCACGGCCGAAGAGTTTGTCCGGGTCATGACCATAAACGCCCTTTGGCCCATGAAAGTGCTGGAGGCATTTTCCGGCATGGCCCGCTCCGGCGGCGTTATCGGTGCCATGTCCTCCGGGCAGGGCAGCGTTGCGGATAACGAGAGAGGCGGGAACGACGTTTATCGGGCAAGCAAGGCGGCTCTCAACATGCTGATGCGAAGTTTTGCCTCGCGCCATCCCCAGCAGGCGTTGCTGCTGCTTGCGCCGGGCTGGGTAAAAACGGATATGGGTGGATCGGAAGCCGCATTCTCCATCGAAGATGTCATCCCCGACATCGTGAATACAATGGTTTCCCGGCAAGGAGAAAAAGGCCTGCGCTACCTCGACCGCTTTGGCAAACCGATCCAGTGGTGA